In a single window of the Acidobacteriaceae bacterium genome:
- a CDS encoding TAT-variant-translocated molybdopterin oxidoreductase, producing the protein MNETMMNQEAKAAGSAANESTAQVITAIAPAPRKKMTLAEVRAKLDGKTGRRFWKNLDELAETPEFHDLMQEEFPRQSGAGEWIDAVSRRSFLKVMGASFALAGLAGCTKQPDEPIFPYIKQPEDLVLGRPMYFASAHPFPTGAVPVLIKSDAFRPIKVDGNPEHPMSKGRSDAFTQGTLLGLYDPDRSQHPRFRGDAAEWGDFQQQFAKGVGQLSGGQGLYFLSETITSPTLAAQWKQLQAKYPQAKLVQYDAVNGDAARAASKAAFGDYYDTQYKLDDADVILSLDADFLGGIGFPGFLPMAASFAERRRYAEGKTMNRLYVVETMPSVTGFKADHALRLKPSEVEAFASSLAGGGGSVADPTAQKFLTAVLDDLKKANGRAVVIAGPQSSPACHAAAHALNASLGAVGKTVSYSTPLAPIPSEQGADLKSLVDDMNAGKVKWLVMLGVNPLYNAPVDYDFIAGFNMVPNSVHLGQYVDETGFYSTWHINQAHYLESWSDARSADGTISIIQPMIDPLYGGKSAHDILQALIDPSKSSYDAVTANAKTYIKDGDFAKAWKKALHDGWVDGTANTAATVSAPKAAAQNAANSPAAAPAADGTLEIRFLPDPSLYDGRYANIGWLQELPKQVTNLSWDNAALISLETMGKLGIEENEAIELELKGRKVIAPVLMVPGHPNDCITLHLGGGRRAEAGRVGAGVGVNAYLLRTSTNPLWDSGLKITRGKGTYDICVTKVHNIEHRGNFAQHDLERKEFDKQGVYSLAGHEAQERSIIRYATVADVQKDEAYAHHGTADGLTLVNKIGYNPQGEAVPHDESFWPDAWRYDHQDPSSRALQNKWGMSIDLNSCVGCNACVVSCYAENNIPVVGREQVKIGRIMQWIRIDTYFEGDLHAPQAFFQPMLCQHCESAGCEQVCPVGATIHSPEGLNVMVYNRCVGTRYCSNNCIYKVRKFNFLLYSDYDTESLKFMRNPDVTVRSRGVMEKCSYCVQRIQEAKIEADKENRAIRDGEIITACQQACPTDAIVFGNMNDPNSKVSKRKATERDYQVLADLNYRPRTTYTAGVINPNPELA; encoded by the coding sequence ATGAACGAGACGATGATGAATCAAGAGGCGAAGGCCGCGGGCTCGGCGGCAAACGAAAGCACGGCACAGGTTATAACGGCGATCGCGCCTGCTCCTCGGAAGAAGATGACGCTTGCCGAGGTTCGGGCGAAGCTCGACGGCAAGACCGGGCGGCGGTTCTGGAAGAACCTCGACGAACTGGCGGAGACGCCTGAGTTCCACGACCTGATGCAGGAGGAGTTCCCGCGGCAGTCGGGTGCGGGCGAGTGGATTGACGCGGTTTCGCGCCGGAGCTTTCTGAAGGTAATGGGCGCGAGCTTTGCGCTGGCTGGCCTGGCAGGTTGCACCAAGCAGCCCGATGAGCCGATCTTCCCATACATCAAGCAGCCCGAGGACCTTGTCCTGGGCCGTCCGATGTACTTTGCAAGCGCGCATCCATTCCCGACCGGCGCGGTTCCGGTGCTGATCAAGTCGGACGCGTTCCGTCCGATCAAGGTCGACGGCAACCCGGAGCACCCTATGTCCAAAGGGCGCTCGGACGCGTTCACACAGGGTACGCTGCTGGGGCTGTATGATCCGGACCGTTCGCAGCATCCGCGTTTCCGTGGTGATGCCGCGGAGTGGGGAGATTTCCAGCAGCAGTTTGCGAAGGGTGTCGGTCAGCTTTCTGGTGGTCAGGGCTTGTACTTCCTGTCGGAGACGATTACCTCTCCAACGCTTGCGGCGCAGTGGAAACAGCTGCAGGCGAAATATCCCCAGGCCAAGCTGGTCCAGTACGACGCCGTGAATGGTGACGCAGCTCGCGCGGCTTCGAAGGCGGCCTTCGGCGACTATTACGACACGCAGTACAAGCTGGATGATGCCGACGTCATTCTCTCTCTCGACGCGGACTTTTTAGGCGGCATTGGCTTCCCGGGCTTCCTGCCAATGGCGGCGTCCTTTGCGGAGCGCCGTCGCTACGCGGAAGGCAAGACCATGAACCGGCTGTACGTCGTGGAGACGATGCCGTCGGTTACGGGGTTCAAGGCGGATCATGCGCTGCGGTTGAAGCCGAGCGAGGTTGAAGCGTTTGCGAGCAGCCTCGCCGGTGGCGGTGGTTCAGTAGCAGATCCCACAGCGCAAAAGTTCCTAACCGCTGTTCTGGATGATCTGAAGAAGGCCAATGGCCGCGCAGTTGTCATCGCGGGACCGCAGTCTTCACCGGCGTGTCATGCCGCCGCGCATGCATTGAATGCCTCGCTGGGTGCTGTTGGTAAGACGGTCAGCTACTCGACGCCGCTGGCGCCGATTCCGTCCGAGCAAGGTGCGGATCTGAAGTCGCTCGTTGACGACATGAACGCCGGCAAGGTGAAGTGGCTCGTGATGCTCGGCGTGAATCCGTTGTACAACGCGCCCGTAGATTACGACTTCATCGCCGGATTCAACATGGTGCCGAACTCTGTGCACCTTGGCCAGTACGTCGACGAGACGGGCTTCTATTCAACCTGGCATATCAACCAGGCTCACTATCTGGAGAGCTGGTCCGATGCGCGCAGCGCGGACGGAACGATTTCGATCATCCAACCCATGATCGATCCGCTGTATGGCGGCAAGTCTGCACATGACATTCTGCAGGCTCTGATTGATCCATCTAAGTCTTCTTATGACGCGGTGACGGCGAACGCCAAGACGTACATCAAAGATGGCGATTTTGCGAAGGCCTGGAAAAAGGCGCTGCACGATGGCTGGGTTGACGGCACAGCGAACACAGCTGCGACCGTTTCGGCACCGAAAGCAGCTGCGCAAAATGCCGCCAATTCGCCGGCTGCGGCGCCGGCGGCCGACGGCACACTCGAAATCAGGTTCTTGCCGGATCCCTCGTTGTATGACGGCCGTTATGCGAACATCGGCTGGCTGCAGGAGCTGCCAAAGCAGGTAACGAACCTGTCGTGGGACAATGCCGCGCTCATCAGCCTTGAGACGATGGGCAAGCTCGGCATCGAGGAGAACGAGGCCATCGAGCTCGAGCTCAAAGGCCGAAAGGTCATTGCTCCGGTGCTGATGGTTCCCGGCCACCCGAATGACTGCATCACGCTGCATCTTGGCGGCGGGCGTCGCGCAGAAGCGGGTCGCGTGGGTGCGGGCGTGGGTGTCAATGCTTACCTCCTGCGCACGTCGACGAACCCGCTGTGGGACTCCGGTCTGAAGATCACGCGTGGCAAGGGGACGTACGACATATGCGTCACCAAGGTGCACAACATCGAGCACCGCGGCAATTTTGCGCAGCATGATCTCGAACGGAAAGAGTTCGACAAGCAGGGCGTCTATTCGCTGGCGGGACACGAAGCGCAGGAGCGGTCGATCATCCGCTATGCCACCGTCGCGGATGTTCAGAAGGATGAAGCGTACGCGCATCACGGGACTGCGGATGGCCTGACGCTGGTCAACAAGATCGGTTATAACCCGCAGGGTGAAGCGGTTCCGCACGACGAGAGCTTCTGGCCCGATGCGTGGAGGTATGACCATCAGGATCCATCGTCGCGTGCGCTGCAAAACAAGTGGGGAATGTCGATCGACCTGAACTCCTGCGTCGGTTGCAATGCCTGCGTCGTTAGCTGCTACGCGGAGAACAATATTCCCGTCGTAGGCCGTGAGCAGGTCAAGATCGGCCGCATCATGCAGTGGATTCGTATCGATACGTACTTCGAAGGCGATCTTCACGCACCACAGGCGTTCTTCCAGCCAATGCTTTGCCAGCACTGCGAATCGGCCGGATGTGAGCAGGTGTGTCCGGTGGGTGCGACGATCCACTCGCCCGAAGGCCTCAATGTAATGGTGTACAACCGCTGTGTGGGCACGCGGTACTGCTCGAACAATTGCATCTACAAGGTGCGTAAATTCAACTTCCTGTTGTACTCGGACTACGACACTGAAAGCCTCAAGTTCATGCGCAATCCTGACGTCACGGTGCGTTCGCGCGGCGTGATGGAAAAGTGCAGCTACTGCGTGCAGCGCATCCAGGAGGCGAAGATCGAGGCCGACAAGGAAAATCGTGCGATCCGTGATGGAGAGATCATCACGGCCTGCCAGCAGGCTTGCCCGACGGACGCGATCGTGTTCGGCAATATGAACGATCCGAACTCGAAGGTCTCGAAGCGAAAGGCGACAGAGCGCGATTACCAGGTGCTCGCCGATCTGAACTACCGTCCGCGCACCACGTACACGGCCGGCGTTATCAACCCGAACCCGGAGCTTGCTTAA
- a CDS encoding DUF2809 domain-containing protein, whose product MTPGNRPNSAGRRPRCAAIILLLIPVGLLCRFVPLGLPYIIVKYGGSFLWAATVYWCIAFMGAQSRPEVIALTAAVATTLVEFVKLIQSPGLGTFRNTFAGKVLLGRHFSYIDIAVYCCAILSSLLIDKRAIHFQSASKE is encoded by the coding sequence GTGACCCCAGGCAATCGCCCGAACTCGGCCGGCCGTCGCCCGAGGTGTGCCGCAATCATCCTGCTGTTGATACCTGTCGGCCTGCTCTGCCGCTTCGTTCCTCTCGGCTTGCCCTACATCATCGTGAAGTACGGAGGTTCATTCCTGTGGGCGGCGACCGTCTACTGGTGCATCGCCTTCATGGGCGCACAATCGCGGCCTGAAGTCATCGCCCTTACCGCCGCTGTCGCGACGACGCTTGTTGAGTTCGTCAAGCTCATTCAGTCGCCGGGCCTCGGCACATTCCGAAACACGTTTGCGGGAAAAGTCCTGCTGGGCCGACACTTCTCGTATATCGACATCGCCGTCTACTGCTGCGCGATTCTGTCCTCCCTGTTGATTGACAAGCGTGCCATTCACTTCCAATCTGCGTCCAAGGAATAA
- a CDS encoding DNA-3-methyladenine glycosylase, giving the protein MPRSRSGPTHKPPYDPNFAVAALSAADPKLARLIERAGPFTLRLPSQQSPFEALAESIIYQQLHGKAAATIHARMLASFEPVCGLGKHPSPEHLLDCPNEQLRSAGLSHNKMLALRDLAAKTLDGTVPSLSAIKKMADEDIIEHLTQVRGIGRWTVEMLLIFRLGRPDVLPVSDYGVRKGFALTFLGLKPSQKVTPDLLATSDQMERRAKKWAPWRSIASWYMWRACDLAAGKAIQPQ; this is encoded by the coding sequence ATGCCTCGCTCGCGCTCCGGCCCGACACACAAACCTCCATATGACCCGAATTTTGCAGTCGCGGCGCTCTCTGCCGCCGACCCGAAGCTCGCTCGGCTGATCGAACGTGCCGGGCCCTTCACCCTGCGGCTTCCCTCTCAGCAGTCGCCCTTCGAAGCGCTAGCGGAATCCATCATCTATCAGCAACTCCACGGAAAAGCTGCGGCGACGATCCATGCGCGAATGCTCGCCAGTTTCGAGCCCGTCTGCGGCCTCGGCAAACACCCTTCTCCAGAGCACCTGCTTGACTGCCCGAACGAACAGCTCCGTTCTGCCGGGCTCTCGCACAACAAGATGCTTGCCCTCCGCGATCTCGCTGCCAAAACGCTCGACGGAACCGTCCCCTCACTCAGTGCCATCAAGAAGATGGCTGATGAAGACATCATCGAGCACCTCACACAGGTCCGAGGCATCGGTCGCTGGACCGTCGAGATGCTGCTGATCTTCCGCCTGGGCCGCCCCGACGTCCTGCCTGTCTCCGACTACGGTGTCCGGAAAGGGTTCGCGCTGACCTTCCTTGGGCTGAAACCGTCACAGAAGGTCACGCCCGATCTGCTCGCCACCAGTGACCAGATGGAGCGCCGGGCAAAGAAGTGGGCTCCCTGGCGATCGATAGCGAGCTGGTATATGTGGCGCGCCTGCGATCTCGCCGCAGGCAAGGCGATCCAGCCGCAGTGA
- a CDS encoding hydrogenase subunit MbhD domain-containing protein, which yields MMIWFGAGLLLLIAATGTAIVLTRDVTNQVLALGFYGLLLALMFFVFQAPDVALSQITVGAVALPLMVMLAIARMKFRDRAHSAASASSSKESHHD from the coding sequence ATGATGATCTGGTTCGGAGCGGGACTTCTTCTTCTCATCGCCGCAACCGGCACCGCCATCGTGCTCACCCGCGATGTCACCAACCAGGTGCTCGCACTCGGCTTCTACGGCCTCTTGCTCGCCCTGATGTTCTTTGTGTTCCAGGCGCCTGACGTCGCTCTTTCGCAGATAACAGTTGGCGCAGTCGCGCTTCCGCTGATGGTGATGCTCGCAATCGCACGCATGAAGTTCCGCGATCGCGCCCATTCTGCAGCCAGTGCCTCGAGCTCAAAAGAGAGTCACCATGACTGA
- a CDS encoding monovalent cation/H(+) antiporter subunit G, whose translation MTARTITEAILLAIVVLLCWLGCAGMLRMREPTQSLHYLALPAMGTVALTAAVFVSTGNSSAAWKTLFISITLLAINSVVAHATARAFRIRKLGHWEPRDGDRVEFVRDTKESE comes from the coding sequence ATGACCGCTCGGACCATCACGGAGGCGATCCTGCTGGCGATCGTTGTGCTCCTCTGCTGGCTGGGTTGCGCAGGCATGCTTCGCATGCGTGAGCCGACGCAATCGCTGCATTACCTTGCGCTGCCGGCGATGGGAACGGTTGCCCTGACCGCTGCCGTCTTCGTCAGCACCGGGAATTCGAGCGCCGCATGGAAGACGCTCTTCATCTCCATCACACTCCTCGCCATCAATTCCGTCGTTGCACACGCCACCGCACGCGCATTCCGCATCCGGAAGCTCGGACACTGGGAACCTCGCGATGGCGATCGGGTCGAGTTTGTGCGAGACACAAAGGAGTCCGAATGA
- a CDS encoding cytochrome c3 family protein encodes MAQVFDRSSNALVRLSLVLTGLIVIALGVTLNELQRSPWVTRQGQRPDQPVPFSHKHHVEGLGLQCQYCHTSVEKSSYAGIPPTKTCMNCHSEIWTNAQLLEPVRNSWATGESIQWIRVHDLPDYVYFNHEIHVNKGLGCASCHGRVDEMPLMYEENTLQMEWCLNCHRNPAVNLRPAAEVYNMAWAGPSDTKPVWCATTDKQGPTAGSVSCTTTDPTTGQNPELAQAEPPTPIGQSKPQSGTNLQPHPLSEPGSVSDVPVITMPANYQKFTSQIDLGHYLMDKYHIRTANELSSCETCHR; translated from the coding sequence ATGGCGCAAGTCTTTGACCGCAGTTCGAATGCACTGGTTCGTTTGAGCCTGGTGCTGACGGGTCTGATCGTCATCGCGCTCGGCGTGACGCTGAACGAGTTGCAACGGTCGCCCTGGGTCACGCGTCAGGGCCAGCGTCCCGACCAGCCGGTACCGTTTAGCCATAAACACCACGTCGAGGGTCTGGGACTGCAATGCCAGTACTGCCACACGTCGGTTGAGAAGAGCTCCTATGCGGGCATTCCACCGACGAAGACCTGCATGAACTGCCACTCCGAGATATGGACGAACGCGCAACTGCTGGAGCCGGTGCGCAACAGCTGGGCGACCGGTGAATCGATCCAGTGGATCCGTGTTCACGATCTTCCCGACTACGTGTACTTCAATCACGAGATTCACGTGAATAAGGGCCTCGGGTGCGCGAGCTGTCACGGTCGCGTAGACGAGATGCCGCTGATGTACGAAGAGAACACGCTCCAGATGGAGTGGTGCCTCAACTGCCATCGCAACCCTGCTGTAAACCTGCGGCCTGCGGCTGAGGTCTACAACATGGCGTGGGCGGGGCCCTCCGACACTAAGCCGGTTTGGTGTGCAACGACAGACAAGCAGGGCCCGACGGCCGGCTCGGTTTCGTGCACGACGACGGATCCGACTACTGGACAGAATCCCGAGCTTGCACAGGCAGAGCCACCGACGCCGATCGGCCAGAGTAAGCCGCAGTCCGGGACGAACCTGCAGCCGCACCCGCTGAGTGAGCCCGGATCGGTCTCCGATGTGCCGGTGATCACGATGCCTGCAAACTATCAGAAGTTCACCAGCCAGATTGATCTGGGTCATTACCTGATGGACAAGTACCACATCCGTACGGCCAACGAGCTCTCCAGCTGCGAGACATGCCACCGATGA
- a CDS encoding monovalent cation/H+ antiporter complex subunit F, which yields MNLWLIAAVLTCFALIPCAAMCLRGSPERRLVGLEMTSMIIITAMVMLTVGFGRLPFIDMPLALAILSFGGGLVFARFLERYL from the coding sequence GTGAACCTCTGGCTGATCGCTGCGGTCCTCACCTGCTTCGCGCTTATACCTTGCGCGGCCATGTGTCTGCGCGGCTCACCGGAGCGTCGCCTGGTCGGTCTGGAGATGACCAGCATGATCATCATCACTGCCATGGTGATGCTCACGGTCGGCTTCGGCCGCCTCCCGTTCATTGACATGCCACTGGCGCTCGCTATCCTCTCGTTCGGCGGCGGCCTCGTCTTCGCGCGGTTCCTCGAGAGGTATCTATGA
- a CDS encoding DUF3536 domain-containing protein: MARRPTTPPKPNDSTPAPLRFVCVHGHFYQPPRENPWLETVEMQESAAPYHDWNDRITSECYAPNGASRIQNEQTQIIRIINNYARMSFNFGPTLLSWLAEFAPRTYRMILDADSASMERYSGHGSALAQVYNHIIMPLANERDARTQIRWGIADFEHRFGRTPEGMWLAETAVSRKVLDLMAQEGIRFTILAPHQCARIRPLPESDAHGSSSASGNGSGPSEIAWTETPNASVDPTRPYLVKLDEGRSIAVFFYDGPASRSIAFEGLLHSGQDFAKRLLDGFSAQKPADEPQLVHVATDGESYGHHHRHGEMALSYAMHWIEENRDARLTNYGEFLERFPPRWEAEVFDDSSWSCAHGIERWRSNCGCNGGKPGWNQLWRGPLREALDLLRDHSATLAEEVAAPLLKDLWTARDAYIRVILNRSPEHVDRFFEEHATHELSPEERITALELLELERYTQLMYTSCGWFFDEISGIETVQIIAYAGRALQLAAKLFGEPGRKLEEDFLATLLRAQSNVAEVGNGAEVYRRFVTTRRVDMEHVGAHYAISSMFRAYPSSGQLFCYDVHRNSYDLLTSGHGRVALGRAVVRSRITEETEEICFAVLHLGDQNLSAAVKRFYPSDETSWSTFLKGARTAVRRANLPELIRLIDPFFGGTLYSLTSLFADEQHRILTSILNQTLEQVESSLIRIYEEHATLLHFLGESNVAAPPALALTATFAINASLRRTIESENFDPAEVTRLLRRAEIDNVTLEAPLLSYTADKRMKRAMVRLEDSAEVQNLAVLQETLAVAESLRSLPMDVNLWQAQNIWNDMLRRSNSQYWSREWRENFMKLGTSMNIAVEELVTEESVRAF, encoded by the coding sequence ATGGCTCGTAGACCTACAACTCCCCCCAAGCCAAACGATTCCACACCTGCTCCCCTGCGATTCGTGTGTGTGCACGGACACTTCTATCAGCCCCCACGCGAGAACCCCTGGCTCGAAACAGTGGAGATGCAGGAGTCCGCGGCGCCCTATCACGACTGGAATGACCGCATCACCTCCGAGTGCTACGCGCCGAACGGCGCTTCGCGCATCCAGAACGAGCAGACCCAGATCATCCGGATCATCAACAACTACGCGCGGATGAGCTTCAACTTCGGCCCAACCTTGTTGAGCTGGCTGGCCGAGTTCGCGCCGCGCACCTATCGCATGATCCTCGATGCGGATTCCGCCAGCATGGAGCGCTACTCCGGCCACGGGTCTGCGCTTGCGCAGGTCTACAACCACATCATCATGCCGCTGGCGAACGAGCGAGACGCTCGCACCCAGATCCGCTGGGGCATCGCAGACTTCGAGCATCGCTTCGGACGCACACCGGAAGGCATGTGGCTGGCCGAAACCGCAGTCTCGCGCAAGGTTCTCGACCTCATGGCGCAGGAGGGCATCCGCTTCACCATTCTTGCCCCGCATCAGTGCGCCCGCATCCGCCCATTGCCCGAATCCGACGCACACGGATCCTCTTCGGCGTCCGGTAATGGCTCCGGTCCCAGCGAAATCGCCTGGACCGAGACCCCCAATGCTTCAGTGGACCCAACTCGCCCATACCTCGTAAAGCTCGACGAAGGACGCTCCATCGCAGTGTTCTTTTACGACGGCCCGGCATCGCGCTCCATTGCCTTTGAAGGCCTGCTGCACTCCGGTCAGGACTTCGCGAAACGCCTCCTCGACGGCTTCAGCGCACAGAAGCCCGCCGACGAACCCCAACTCGTGCACGTTGCCACCGATGGAGAAAGCTACGGACACCATCATCGGCATGGCGAAATGGCCCTAAGCTATGCGATGCACTGGATCGAAGAAAATCGCGACGCCAGGCTGACAAACTACGGTGAGTTCCTTGAGCGCTTTCCACCTCGCTGGGAGGCGGAGGTTTTCGACGACAGTTCATGGAGCTGCGCCCATGGCATCGAGCGCTGGCGTTCCAACTGCGGCTGCAACGGTGGAAAGCCCGGCTGGAATCAGCTATGGCGAGGTCCTCTTCGGGAAGCCCTCGATCTGCTCCGTGACCACTCCGCTACTCTGGCGGAAGAGGTCGCCGCTCCCCTGCTCAAGGACCTCTGGACTGCGCGAGACGCATACATCAGGGTCATCCTGAATCGTAGCCCTGAACATGTTGACCGCTTCTTCGAAGAACACGCGACACACGAGCTCTCACCAGAAGAGCGCATCACGGCTCTCGAGTTGCTTGAGCTCGAGCGCTACACGCAACTGATGTACACCAGCTGCGGCTGGTTCTTCGATGAGATCTCCGGCATTGAGACGGTGCAGATTATCGCCTATGCCGGAAGAGCCCTGCAGCTCGCGGCGAAGCTGTTTGGCGAACCCGGTCGCAAGCTCGAGGAAGACTTCCTGGCCACCCTGCTTCGCGCGCAAAGCAACGTCGCCGAGGTTGGAAACGGAGCTGAGGTCTATCGCCGCTTTGTCACCACCCGCCGCGTGGACATGGAACACGTCGGCGCACACTACGCCATCAGTTCAATGTTCCGAGCCTACCCGTCCTCCGGCCAGCTTTTCTGTTATGACGTCCATCGGAACAGCTACGATCTGCTCACGTCAGGCCACGGGCGCGTCGCGCTTGGCCGCGCAGTCGTTCGCTCCCGAATCACGGAGGAGACCGAAGAAATCTGCTTTGCCGTCCTTCACCTCGGCGACCAGAATCTCTCCGCAGCCGTTAAGCGCTTCTATCCCAGCGATGAGACCAGCTGGAGCACGTTCCTCAAGGGTGCGCGCACGGCCGTCCGCAGAGCCAATCTTCCCGAACTCATTCGCCTCATCGATCCATTCTTTGGGGGAACGCTCTACTCTCTCACTTCGCTCTTCGCCGACGAGCAGCACCGCATCCTGACCAGCATCCTTAATCAGACTCTCGAGCAGGTCGAGAGCTCGCTGATCCGCATCTACGAGGAACACGCGACTTTGTTGCACTTCCTCGGTGAGAGCAACGTGGCTGCGCCGCCTGCGCTCGCCCTGACCGCTACGTTCGCCATCAACGCCAGCCTCCGCCGGACGATTGAATCCGAAAACTTCGACCCTGCGGAGGTCACCCGGCTGCTTCGCCGTGCAGAGATCGATAACGTCACCTTGGAGGCGCCGCTCTTAAGCTATACAGCCGACAAACGGATGAAGCGTGCCATGGTTCGGCTGGAGGACAGCGCAGAAGTTCAGAATCTCGCGGTCCTGCAGGAGACGCTCGCTGTCGCCGAAAGCCTGCGCTCTCTCCCGATGGACGTCAACCTGTGGCAGGCGCAAAACATATGGAATGACATGCTCCGGCGCAGCAATAGCCAATACTGGTCGCGTGAGTGGCGCGAGAATTTTATGAAGCTCGGCACCAGCATGAATATCGCCGTTGAGGAGCTCGTCACGGAAGAGAGCGTCCGGGCCTTTTGA